The genomic segment AGCTGTTTTTCAGGCCTTCATCCACCATAGCATTACCACCGTATTTAACGACGATGGTCTTGCCATAAAATTTCTGAATATAAGGTAGCGCCTCGGTGAGGACTCGCGCTATATCCAGCGCTTTATTATTTTTCAGGGTCATGCTAGTACTCCAACAACCTTGTATTGATAGATTCAGCGAGCCAAGAAGCCGCCAGATGCTAGGCGTGCTTACGCAGGGCTAGTTATTCTAGCTCAAGTAAGCGCAACAACGTAGATGGCTGCTTCTTGGTTCGCCCGAAGGGAGCCAGCCAAATGTACCACTACGGTGTTGCAGCCCTTGACAAGGCAACAAGCCTTGTCTGCGTGCAGCGCCTTGTAGTGGTACATTTGGCTGGCTCTGAACCTATCAATACAAGGTTGTTGGAGTACAACTATTAGAACGGAAGATTGAGTGCCGAATCAAGTCCTAACATCAATTGACGGAACTCACCCTGGACACGCTGCAATGATGATGGGTTGTCTGCCTCAAAACGCATGACCAGGCACGGCGTGGTATTAGAGGCTCGTACCAGCCCCCAGCCATCTTCAAATTCAACGCGTAAACCATCGATAGTGATGATATTAGCATCGGGGAAATCTGCCGCAGCAAGCAATTGTTGCATAAACGTCGTACTGGCAGCATCGTCCATTTCAAGTTTCAACTCAGGCGTACTGACCCCATTGGGAATCTCGGCAAATAACTCGTAGCTGCTGCGTAAGTCGGCGGCAACGATTTCAAGCAGACGCGCTGCCGTGTAGAGCGCATCGTCAAAGCCATACCAACGCTCTTGAAAAAAGATATGGCCACTCATGTCACCCGCAAGTAAAGCGCCCGTTTGTTTCATACGTGCCTTAATTAAAGCATGACCTGTTTTCCACATCACCGGTTTACCACCGAAACGCTTGATGGCAGCACCCAAATGACGCGAGCACTTAACATCATAGATAATCTCTGCGCCCGGATTACGGCTGATCACATCCTTGGCATACAACACCATTTGACGATCAGGCCATATCACATTACCACGCGAATCAATGACACCAAGACGATCACCATCACCATCAAAGGCAAGACCAAGGTCGGCGTCATTGCTTATGACGGCCTCAATCACATCACTGAGATTTTCCGCATGGCTTGGGTCGGGATGATGATTGGGAAAATCGCCATCAACATCACAAAATAGCTCGATGACTTCGCAACCTAGGCTTCTGAGTAAACGCGGTGCCAAATCACCAGCAGCACCATTGCCACAATCCACCACTACTTTTAGTGGTCGTGACAGTTCAACATCGCTGACAATACTTTCGATATAGTCAGCAACAATATCGGTTTCTTCGACGCTACCAGTCCCTGCTTGAAAATCGCCACTTTCAATACGTGTACGCAATGCTTGAATGGTTTCGCCAGAGAGCATCTCACCCTTTAGCACCATCTTTAAACCATTGTAATTCGGGGGGTGATGACTGCCCGTCAACATCACGCCCGATGCCGTACTCATATAATGCGTCGCGAAATAGAGCACTGGTATCGGTACCAAACCTAAATTAACCACATCACGACCACTCTCGGTCAAACCTTTTATTAAGGCATTGAGTAACTCTGGCCCGGATAAACGACCATCACGCGCAACAACAACCGTTTGTTGGCCACGCGCATAGGCTTCGCTACCTAGCGCACGGCCAATATCTGCTACTAAATCAGTGGTCAGTGTCTCACCCACAATACCGCCAATATCATAGGCCTTAAAAACGTCTGCTAACACAGCTTGGGGCTGCTTGAGTTTTGGTTCTGGCTTTATATTCTCCACTAACGTCGGGTTATCTTGAAAAATCAAATCAATCGTTTCAAAACCCGAACTCGGTATCTCAGCTTGCTCATACTCATCGTCTTCATTACCATGATTGCTGTCATTACTCTGTATGGGTGTTGGTGTAACATCAACATCAATACGGCTAATCATATCGTAAGTGCTAACAAAATTACGCAAACGGATATCACTCACTTGCCGTAATAGTCGACCGGCCACCATGTCGCGCACCAGTGACACGATACTACTCAGGTCTTTACGCACTGAACTTGCAATCAAACGCGCAAACACCACAACCAGCATGAATAAAACCAAGGCTGCGCCAAAAAAAATCATGGCGTAATGACGCGTATTCAACTCAAAACCTAATGACACGGGCGTAGGAGGGAAATAATGCAAACGCCATGCAGTACCGTTGATTGGTCGCTCAAGCGCATTTCCAGCTTCCGACAATGCAGCATCGCCATATTTAGC from the Gammaproteobacteria bacterium genome contains:
- a CDS encoding phosphomannomutase/phosphoglucomutase is translated as MISRIDVDVTPTPIQSNDSNHGNEDDEYEQAEIPSSGFETIDLIFQDNPTLVENIKPEPKLKQPQAVLADVFKAYDIGGIVGETLTTDLVADIGRALGSEAYARGQQTVVVARDGRLSGPELLNALIKGLTESGRDVVNLGLVPIPVLYFATHYMSTASGVMLTGSHHPPNYNGLKMVLKGEMLSGETIQALRTRIESGDFQAGTGSVEETDIVADYIESIVSDVELSRPLKVVVDCGNGAAGDLAPRLLRSLGCEVIELFCDVDGDFPNHHPDPSHAENLSDVIEAVISNDADLGLAFDGDGDRLGVIDSRGNVIWPDRQMVLYAKDVISRNPGAEIIYDVKCSRHLGAAIKRFGGKPVMWKTGHALIKARMKQTGALLAGDMSGHIFFQERWYGFDDALYTAARLLEIVAADLRSSYELFAEIPNGVSTPELKLEMDDAASTTFMQQLLAAADFPDANIITIDGLRVEFEDGWGLVRASNTTPCLVMRFEADNPSSLQRVQGEFRQLMLGLDSALNLPF